AATATGGCATTTATTACAGTTGATACAGTTCTCCTCATTAATGCGGGCAACGACCTTATAGATAAGATCCAGATCACCCCAGTTGGAGTATCTAGATACCGATTTTCCGATTAGCTCTGTTACGGAAGCCAACCCTTTGTCATCTAAATAGTTATTCAGCCCATCGATCATTTCCTCCACAATCCGGAAGCCATGATGCATAACCGCTGTACATACCTGAATACCCGTAGCACCCATTAGCATGAACTCAACAACATTTTCCAGCTACTACAATGTTCCCACCTGTTGGTGCTATGAAATCGGCCATTAGTCTCAAAAGCGTTGTTTTGCCACATCCGGAAGGTCCGAGTAGTGAGACGAACTCCCCCTTTGCAATATCAAGACTCACCTGATGCAGCGCAAGCAATTCCGCAGCTTCTGTCTGATAGCGCATTTCAACATTTTCCAGCTGAATCTCAGGAATATTTGTCGCGAGTAATTTTTATATATTTGTAGATATGTGGTAATATTTATCCATATCTTTCCTTAGTAGGAGACAATAGACCCATGGGATCTGTAATTTCGAATTATATTGTTATTGTGGCTATATCAGGTGTCCTGAGCGTCTTACTAGCCCTTTTCGCCTATTATAAAAAAACGGATTTTTTAGGAATCAGAGCCTTTGTTATAAGCTTTGCACTTCCGCGATTTATACCTTCGGCTTCGCACTAGAACTGTCGGGAAAAACACTGGAGGAAATGAGCTTTTGGATTAAGGTAGAGTATCTGGGAATGCCCTTTATTGCGCCGGCAAGCCTAATGATGGTGATACATTTCGTAGGGCTGGAGAGTCTAATTAAAAAAGGCATGCGAACAGCGCTATACATGATACCGTTCATTACAACACTGATGGTATGGACCAATGATTATCACCACCTCTTCTATAAATCCATTTATTTGCGGGGTAATACCCCCTCCCCACTCGTTGATGTAGTGATGGGACCTTGGTATATCGTTCACGGCAGCTTTACCTTCGGCTGTCTGCTGGCAGCCATCTGCCTCATTTTGTGGCAATGGAACCGGATGAAACGGGTATACCGCAGATAAATCGTTACGATTCTAATTGGACTAAGCCTTCCAACGTTAGGCTCTTTTTTATATTTGATGGGCCTGACACCCTACGGCATGGATCCCGTTCCGATCATCATGAGTATCACTTCCACCCTATATATCTGGGCCATCCTTTCGAGAGGCATGTTAACAGCTGCGCCTATCGCTCGTGA
The window above is part of the Paenibacillus sp. FSL K6-0276 genome. Proteins encoded here:
- a CDS encoding ATP-binding cassette domain-containing protein, yielding MRYQTEAAELLALHQVSLDIAKGEFVSLLGPSGCGKTTLLRLMADFIAPTGGNIVVAGKCC